A single Parabacteroides timonensis DNA region contains:
- a CDS encoding contractile injection system tape measure protein — translation MIRIDNISFGFTAVDEQFTYGLYANWDNFCHACVEKVVEECLSVYDKEKVLHEIELLDLDLGDILEEDFYQEFPRRLRDKLQRALPLLNISAGSREESTGISRLQNLLFYLEYGYPKAEWSDESFNLAEELEWIATQSSTCINKISKLCLNKENALQRLFWQADNEEVFLRLYVAALSEPAATLHEKRRFLVRLLVAKPDIPIRFIHEAENDTALLSMAELLDTISVQRIMEVEAGEHAEVDLPPYWHYLYEWLIRYYPFNGLAIFGGKSDFIRHLHHRLLTFIHKQTYSFYFSKAELTVGFLLEVFGSTDYIEVLNAIYDQQPHNPDGSPMHDSYFNRELYRIFLNLSLLQLPLAKEGKEIPLSEKVENRYPADISTLAAFLKDTQRSDTDKRILITLYAKKNPEKLTHWLQTVAVKEDALISILTEITSMAIINQLLVSISFTAMEMVEQMRSYLQSHAPKIDWLNVVTSVQLDFTIRKAVLLWIGNGCQGKTEVDNIRQLLRCIYRIITDTDNEDAIELVTTELCLAEKSCKDKEHRESDFNPLQTLLESCWNTDKGFINWLEDTNISQDSKRELLQKMAVEKPLDWILLLRKQPKESKMIPLLSANISVSQLLQSITRVNFYQASVLLQTMQWIQDKIDDYPFLTGGSMVLSTAFSQALLLYMQDTDTLGKRSFTKEETEHKFLSYLYLVYTGKSNRAPITQLTEISNMTEGIRSFVQPLPTPQEKTEVERKETKHIVKQILNVMEERSYLNDEEQKEVSNNFFITNAGLCLFNPWFPRLFIMLDYLDKDKRTFKDTASQIRAVFLLQYLTCLEEKTYQEMELVFNRLLVNLPMHIPLPKQLELTYEEKNTADSLIKAVKANWRKMDGTSMRGFQETFIHRNGRLEQQKEKWLLTIEERGYDILLESVPWSFKQIRYPWLEKYIQVIWHDKQTF, via the coding sequence AGAATGCCTGTCCGTTTATGATAAGGAAAAGGTACTACATGAGATAGAACTACTCGATCTCGATCTGGGCGATATCCTGGAAGAGGATTTCTATCAGGAGTTTCCGCGTAGGCTCCGGGATAAATTACAGAGAGCCTTGCCTTTGTTGAATATATCTGCCGGAAGCCGGGAAGAAAGTACCGGTATTTCCCGGTTGCAAAACCTGCTTTTTTATCTGGAGTATGGCTATCCGAAAGCGGAATGGTCGGACGAAAGTTTCAACCTGGCAGAAGAACTGGAATGGATAGCGACACAATCATCAACCTGCATCAATAAGATATCGAAGTTGTGTCTGAATAAGGAGAATGCTCTGCAGCGTCTGTTCTGGCAGGCAGATAACGAAGAGGTATTTCTCCGGCTTTATGTCGCTGCACTTTCTGAACCGGCCGCCACCCTACATGAGAAACGCCGTTTCCTGGTAAGGCTTTTGGTGGCAAAGCCGGATATTCCCATACGTTTCATCCACGAAGCGGAAAATGATACCGCACTACTAAGTATGGCAGAACTACTCGATACCATATCCGTCCAACGGATCATGGAGGTTGAAGCCGGAGAACACGCCGAAGTCGATCTTCCGCCCTACTGGCATTACCTGTACGAGTGGCTTATCCGGTATTATCCGTTCAATGGTCTCGCTATCTTCGGTGGCAAGAGCGATTTTATCCGCCACTTACATCACCGGTTGCTCACGTTTATCCACAAGCAAACCTATTCGTTCTACTTCTCCAAAGCGGAATTGACTGTCGGTTTCCTACTGGAAGTATTCGGTTCTACCGATTATATAGAAGTATTAAATGCGATCTACGACCAACAACCGCATAATCCCGATGGCTCGCCCATGCATGACAGCTATTTCAACCGGGAACTGTACCGGATATTTCTGAACCTGTCGCTCCTTCAGTTACCGCTTGCAAAGGAAGGAAAAGAAATACCGTTATCAGAAAAGGTGGAAAACCGCTATCCGGCAGATATCTCCACCTTGGCTGCTTTCCTGAAAGATACACAGCGAAGCGATACAGACAAGCGGATATTGATTACTCTGTATGCAAAAAAGAATCCGGAGAAACTGACACATTGGCTACAAACAGTAGCAGTCAAAGAGGATGCATTAATTTCTATATTGACAGAGATAACCAGTATGGCTATCATAAACCAACTGCTTGTTTCCATTTCATTCACTGCAATGGAAATGGTGGAGCAAATGAGAAGTTATCTACAAAGCCATGCACCGAAGATCGACTGGCTGAATGTGGTTACCAGTGTTCAATTGGATTTTACCATTCGAAAAGCTGTGCTTCTCTGGATAGGTAACGGATGCCAAGGCAAAACCGAAGTGGATAATATCAGGCAACTGTTACGATGTATCTATCGGATTATTACAGATACCGACAATGAAGATGCCATCGAATTAGTAACGACAGAACTATGCCTGGCGGAGAAAAGTTGTAAAGACAAGGAACACCGTGAAAGCGATTTTAATCCCCTTCAAACATTGCTGGAAAGCTGTTGGAATACTGATAAGGGGTTTATCAATTGGCTGGAAGATACGAATATTTCTCAGGACAGCAAACGGGAGTTGTTGCAAAAGATGGCTGTAGAAAAGCCTCTGGATTGGATTCTTTTGCTCCGAAAACAACCCAAAGAGAGCAAAATGATTCCTCTCCTTTCTGCCAATATCTCTGTATCTCAACTCTTGCAAAGCATTACGCGGGTGAATTTTTATCAGGCATCGGTATTGTTACAGACAATGCAATGGATACAGGACAAAATAGACGATTACCCTTTCCTGACCGGAGGAAGTATGGTTCTTTCAACAGCTTTTTCGCAAGCCCTTCTACTCTATATGCAAGACACGGACACATTAGGTAAAAGAAGTTTTACAAAGGAAGAAACGGAACACAAATTTCTGTCGTATTTGTATCTTGTTTATACAGGAAAATCGAATAGAGCACCGATAACACAGCTTACTGAAATATCGAATATGACGGAAGGAATACGCTCGTTCGTACAACCGCTTCCTACCCCGCAAGAGAAAACTGAAGTTGAAAGAAAAGAAACAAAACATATTGTTAAACAAATATTAAATGTTATGGAAGAAAGATCTTATTTAAATGATGAAGAACAAAAAGAAGTTTCCAATAACTTCTTTATCACTAACGCAGGGCTTTGTCTGTTTAACCCGTGGTTTCCACGCTTATTTATTATGCTTGATTATTTGGACAAAGATAAGAGAACATTTAAGGACACAGCATCGCAAATCCGTGCTGTATTCCTGCTGCAATACCTGACCTGTCTGGAAGAAAAGACATATCAGGAAATGGAACTGGTGTTTAACCGCCTGCTTGTCAACTTGCCGATGCACATCCCACTACCGAAACAGTTAGAATTGACCTATGAAGAAAAGAATACAGCCGACAGTTTGATCAAGGCAGTAAAAGCAAACTGGAGGAAAATGGACGGTACTTCTATGAGAGGTTTTCAGGAAACCTTCATTCATCGCAACGGGCGGTTGGAACAGCAGAAAGAAAAATGGTTACTGACCATAGAAGAGCGGGGATATGATATCTTGCTGGAATCCGTTCCATGGTCATTCAAACAGATCCGTTATCCCTGGTTGGAAAAATATATACAAGTTATCTGGCACGATAAGCAAACGTTTTAA
- a CDS encoding eCIS core domain-containing protein, whose translation MKTEKAYQEKTARTIQQKLDSSGSLQFVDNRSMNLPLQRIGEDEDDTLQGKFDKAIQLEEDEDESLQMKPDTTMQRKPNDTGLPDNLKAGVENLSGYSLDDVKVHYNSSQPATVQALAYTQGTDIHVAPGQEQHLPHEAWHVAQQMAGRVEPTTEVGGMPVNDNAGLEHEADIMGSKANSL comes from the coding sequence ATGAAAACAGAAAAAGCATATCAGGAAAAGACAGCTCGCACCATTCAGCAAAAACTGGATAGTAGCGGATCTTTGCAATTTGTCGACAACCGCTCAATGAATCTACCATTGCAGCGGATTGGCGAAGACGAGGATGACACACTTCAAGGCAAATTCGACAAAGCAATCCAACTAGAGGAGGACGAGGACGAATCCTTGCAGATGAAACCAGATACGACCATGCAGCGGAAACCGAACGATACCGGACTGCCCGATAACCTAAAAGCCGGTGTGGAGAACCTCTCAGGCTATTCCCTGGATGATGTAAAAGTACATTATAATTCATCCCAGCCGGCTACAGTACAGGCCCTTGCCTATACGCAAGGAACGGATATCCACGTGGCTCCGGGGCAGGAACAGCATTTGCCCCATGAGGCCTGGCATGTAGCCCAACAAATGGCGGGGCGTGTAGAGCCAACAACGGAAGTCGGAGGAATGCCCGTCAACGACAATGCTGGCCTCGAACATGAAGCGGATATAATGGGTTCAAAGGCTAACAGCTTGTAA
- a CDS encoding ATP-binding protein has translation MNEYIVWFNQVLTVAIQHYFQQECEYTSLEQIRLPSNGWMEKVADVQKITFQERIVVMLALMPHICPQILDIFFVQNKNFDRQYTEFGGWKGLSHGGFLPTGETAVFVIAGEDTDRRKAVIEYFQKDHWFYMKNILRLEGAGEGEPFLSGQLRVSEEFLSRVLLDKEYKPDYNIGFPAKRITTELNWDDMVLDYQVATELEEINTWISSGKTIMEDWGLSRILKAGYRSLFYGPPGTGKTLAATLLGQKNNMDVYRIDLSMIVSKYIGETEKNLARVFDLAENRNWILFFDEADALFGKRTSTNTSNDRHANQEVAYLLQRIEDFPGMIILATNQRSNIDEAFSRRFQSVIYFPMPTEELRAEIWRKMLKNWPGGVDEELIIMAAGTELSGGAITNVIRRCALSLVNQKDKSLNKSILNNALQKEKLKL, from the coding sequence ATGAACGAATATATTGTTTGGTTCAATCAGGTATTGACGGTTGCCATACAGCACTATTTCCAGCAGGAGTGTGAATACACTTCGCTGGAACAGATTCGCCTACCCTCCAACGGTTGGATGGAAAAAGTGGCAGATGTACAAAAGATTACCTTTCAGGAGCGGATTGTCGTGATGCTGGCATTGATGCCACACATCTGTCCGCAGATACTGGATATCTTTTTTGTGCAGAACAAGAACTTCGACCGTCAATACACGGAGTTTGGCGGTTGGAAAGGCTTGTCGCATGGTGGCTTTCTTCCTACCGGGGAAACGGCTGTATTCGTTATTGCAGGGGAAGATACAGACAGGCGGAAGGCTGTCATCGAATATTTTCAGAAGGATCACTGGTTCTATATGAAAAACATTCTCCGTCTGGAAGGTGCCGGTGAAGGGGAACCGTTCCTGAGCGGACAATTGCGGGTATCGGAAGAGTTTCTGAGCCGTGTCTTACTGGATAAAGAATATAAACCGGACTATAATATCGGTTTTCCTGCCAAGCGCATTACTACGGAACTGAACTGGGACGATATGGTACTGGATTACCAGGTGGCAACCGAGCTGGAAGAGATCAATACCTGGATCTCTTCCGGCAAGACCATCATGGAAGACTGGGGATTATCCCGTATCCTGAAAGCCGGATACCGTTCATTGTTTTATGGGCCGCCGGGCACGGGAAAGACATTGGCAGCAACCCTGCTCGGTCAAAAAAATAATATGGATGTTTACCGGATAGACCTTTCCATGATCGTATCTAAATATATCGGGGAAACAGAAAAGAACCTCGCCAGAGTATTCGATCTTGCCGAAAACAGGAACTGGATTCTTTTCTTTGATGAAGCGGACGCCCTGTTCGGTAAACGTACCTCTACCAACACTTCCAACGACCGGCATGCCAATCAGGAAGTCGCTTATCTTTTACAACGGATAGAAGATTTCCCCGGCATGATCATTCTGGCAACGAACCAGCGTTCAAATATCGACGAAGCATTCTCCCGTCGTTTCCAGTCAGTGATCTATTTCCCGATGCCAACAGAAGAGCTACGTGCGGAAATATGGCGAAAGATGTTGAAAAACTGGCCGGGTGGCGTAGATGAAGAACTGATAATCATGGCAGCCGGAACAGAACTCTCAGGAGGCGCCATTACCAACGTAATTAGGCGATGTGCGTTGTCGCTGGTAAATCAGAAGGATAAGTCTCTCAACAAATCTATATTGAACAATGCGCTACAGAAAGAAAAACTGAAATTATAG